The segment AGTGAAGGGAAGCTGAAAAAGAGTAAAGACAAGTCAAAAGGAAGCAAAGAGAAGCTCTTTGCTGATGAGGATGCAGAGGAGCAGAAGCCGAAGAAAGAGAACGGTAAAGACAAGAAGCTCCCGCTGCTCCCTGTAGCACCCAAGCAGAGCACTGCAGAGCTGGTGCCAGCCACGCCTCCACCTAAAGCCACAACACAAAAGAAGAAGGGCTTCCTGGGTTTCAGGAAGTCAGGAAAAAAAGATTCAGTGGCGGTCCCAGCAGAGCCCATCCTAGACAGCCCCAGCGCTGATGTTCCTGGACCAGCTCCACTTATCCCAGTACCTTCTGACTTTGGTGACACGCCACCAGAGCCGGAGATGGCTGCACCAAAGGCTCTAATGCCAAACATCCCCACCTTACCAAACTCAAGTGCTGCAGTGGAAATCACCCCACCCTCCACTATCCCTGCCTCTCCCGACTTCGGCCCACCTCCTGCCTTTATTCCTGATATCCCAACTCCTAAAGTGCCAACGCCAGAGATTGAAACTCCCCTTGAGATAGAAACTCCTGCGCTGCACGTTTCCAGGCCTGCCAGCCAAAATGAAATCATTCCCGGTCCACCCAGTGCTACCCCAACCCCTCCACCCACTCGTGCCATCATTGATCCCCCACCAGTGGCCTCTACTCCCTCACCATCACCTCCTGAGCCTGAGATTGCAGTTGAGGCTGTAAACATAGCTGCGGTGGAGACGCCTCCTCCTCCAGTGGTGAATCGTACTTCCAATTCCACACCATCTCCAAAACCTGAGCATCCGATCTCAGCCCTCTCAGCCCTCACCAGGGCGGAGGACAAGAGCCCAGTGAGAAGGAGTATACCATGTGACCAGAGGATCTTCAATGCTCTGGAGAAGGCACGCAGGAAGACCAGGTGAACAACACACAACTTTATCAGTGCAGTTCTTTACTTTCAGAACTATACCATTTAGTTGTCGATCATTGCAAAACAATAACATCTTACAATGCCTTCATCTGGTTTCAGCCCACAGACAACCTCCATCACATCCTTCTCTGCCAGCCCACCTCCTGAAGAGTTTCCCCCTTCTCAGAGTCCCACCATCTCTCTCCCAGAGCTCCCACCCATTGATTATGCGGGGAACGCACCCAAACCAGTTAACGGCCTCGACCACCGTAAGTCTGAACTAATCACTGCAGAATTAATTTCCTCTTCGCTTCTTGTTTCATTATTTCTGGATTTTCTTTGACTCTTTACCTGAACATGAAGTGCACAACAGCATATCTCATCATCAGGTGTGCAGAGTGCAGCTACAGAACATCATTTGTCAGTGTAGGGTTTCAACTATACAGAAAATGTGGTATGTATAGTATGGTTTATGCCACAGGGTTGCTTCGGGTGTTGGTTTGGAGAGGCAGCTTTAgagaaactcacacacacacacacacacacacacacacacacgcataacGAGAACAGTCCTGACATTCCTCTGTTGTGCCAGAAACAACTGAGCAGCAGGTAGGGCAAAGCTGCAAAGGTATGTCAGCAATGACATGAGGAGGAGCAATGACAGGAGCATGTCCATCATTATGACACAGAGCCGCGGTGACAAACACTTTAATGGCTGTGCAGCTGACAGTGCATGAGATGAAAAGTgagtctgctgctgtgttaacaCTGAGTTCATTTACACAGAGATTATTAAGTCTGCATGTCGTAGAGCTACGAGCAACGAGGAAAACGGGATAACATCATTGAATATCACAATAACGATATTACTTGTGATAAAATGACATATTACAGTTTACGAATGTCTCTTTAGTcaacggtttgtatgatatctaaggaattagtgccccacaaaTGGCATCGTCGTAATGTActaaacataaagttatgtaggttaggtttagtcaagaaaagttacgtaggttaggtttaggaaacaaaactTGGTAACGTAAAGCCAAATAAGAAGAAGTTACgtatgttaggtttaggcaagtgaaGTTGCATAGGTTGGGTTTAGCAACGTGGTTGGGCATAATCacattatgtacttaatgtaaagtaacatacttaacataaagttatgtgaTTATATTTGGCCAAGTAAAGTTACGTCAGCTAGAttaaggaaaaaacacagatgggTGTTGTCACGTTACTTACTtgacgtaaagttacatactttaCATTAAGTTACGTATGTTAGGTTTAGACAGGTCAAGTTGCGTAGGTTGGGGTTAGGAAAAGACACGTGGATGGGCATCATCACGTTACATACTTATAAAGTTATGTAGATTAGGTTTAGTCAAGTAAAGGTACATCAGCTGGGTTTtaagtaaaaaaacacagatgggCGTCGACATGTTACTTGAAGTAAAATGACATACTTTACATTAAGTTACgtatgttaggtttaggcaggtAAAGTTGCGTGGGTTGGGGTTAGGAAAAGACACGTGGATGGGCATCTTCACGTTACGtacttaaaggtaggatctggaggattttcaaacaaaacaaaatatagacatatacaaatgaaatcctgcttaatcatcacctatgggcttctactcatgtgtggtggtgactctgtttgcagagctcctgccctttaactgtattttgatgtttatgtGAGCTCGGActgcttctgggcggagatttccccagccagtgagagagcgcaggtgccgtgcccgagcgtgtccgagcgtgtccgagcgtgcacaagcacaagccttgcctgaacctcttctgtgaagccgtcttccgtacctccgggccccgtacacccgggagagttgagcctgataggaggggccacatttgaatgtgtgtttacaaacagcaactggaaaatcctccagaccctacctttaacataaagttatttaGATTATGTTTAGTCAAGTAAAGGTGCATCAGCTAggttttaaggaaaaaaaacacagatgggCGTCAACATGTTACTTGAAGTAAAATGACATACTTTACATTAAGTTACgtatgttaggtttaggcaggtAAAGTTGcgtaggttgggtttaggaagaGAAACGTGGTTGGGCATAATCACAttatgtacttaacgtaaagtaacatacttaacataaaattACATACATGAGGTTTGGTCGAGTGAAATtacaaaggttaggtttaggaaaagaaacttgGATGGGTGTTGTCACGTTACTTACATAACGTAAAGTTTCATCCTTTATATAAAGTTAcaagttacggaggttaggtttaggaaaagaaacatggtgatgacgtgCCTTAAAAAACTCAAAGAGCACTTGGTTTCACACCGAACATGGTGACCGGTCTCCTgggagaaagtcctgtgtttgtttgacccagcCACGACCCAAACCTGCATAAATCTTTCACAAACTTTTgctctttactcctgtcagcgcatCCGTTGACAGCAGCCTTTCTGAATACATGAATTATACACGCATTCTGGTGCATTGCTTGTTGTAGGAATACATATGAACACAGCATGAGAACACCGTCAGTGTACTTAAAGGGAATTATTTCCAACATTATTTTACTGAACAATTGAACATTGTTCGGAGCATAAAAGGcaccaacaaaaacaatataagTTACGttttaaagttgtgttttatACGGATACACTCTTtttaacaaactgaaaaatCCCTGAGTGCAATATTAAAGTCTTTAACcatgatgataaaaaaatatatatgttatgCAGCTCTGGTATGTAGGTGTTCACACATCTATCAGTGTTAAACAGCCTCATGCTGTTTACCATTTCAATGCCATTGTCACTTATCATAGTGTAGTAACACTCATATATTTCTGCCAATTCTCAGCggccttttattttttttaaaacacttaatgTGCAGTGCAAAGTgataacattttcagaacagtTCAATATAAATACAAGTTAGAACAGATATATTTTGCATTCCAAGTAAGAAAAGTGATGTACTTTGATGTAATGTGTAGAACAGAGTACCTTACAACTTCTTTAGATTTTAAGGAATGCATTAACTTaagaaatgtcttaaaaagtaaaaataaaagaaagactCAAAGATTTTTAAAGCGAGGTACgctgtgtgtttcttctttaaGGTGTCCTGATTTTTCACTCGTTGCATTATCTCTGGTCTGCAGCCTTCTATCACAACAACTTCCACACAGACTGGTTTGGTCTCCTCACAAATCAAATTCTTCCACTCAGCTTGCTCTTGTCttctctcactctccctctctgttcttGGAATTTACATTCTGGTGTTCCAGCTGAagtgttttactgttttgaCTGTGTTCATATGCAAATCTAGCTGCTTAAATGTCTGTAAGATTTTAATTTAAGACTTTGTAAAACCAGTAAACATCTGACAAACAAGCAATGCACAGAGATTCTAAGCATGATACACTTGTGTTAATACATGACGTCATTCTTTGCAGGGCAAGCCTCTCCAGTGTTGGAGGGTATCAGTGAGGAGGGGTCCAACCCTATCTCAGAGCTGTTGGTGGtcccacctcctccacccaaGAAGATCCTCCGAAACACTGGGTCTCCGGATCCTACTCCAGAGGAGCCAGGCAGACCTCCATCTGTCAGCCTGAATGAattcatccctcctcctctggaAGGTAATGGTGAGCTCACCATTTTGTACTTACAACTTTGTGAACCCAATTTAAACAGCCCCctgaatgttgtttttatattgtcccctcctcatctacagagatcCCTGCTCCTCCTGAATTCGGGACCGACACCACAGATGTCCCAGAGTTTGACGACGTGGCCTCAGATGCTCACTCTCCAGAGCTGCCGGTGTCACAGTGGAACGGGGAGGAGTACTCAAGTCCAGATTCTCCAGATGGACAGAACCCGCCAGAGTTTTACGGCAATGGGGTAACTCCTCCAGGAGTGGAGGTCCCTGCATCACCAGTGTTTGGGGGCGAAAACCAACACAATTCACTACCAGAATTCTCTTTGCCTATCTTTCAGGGGTCCCCACCACAGGCAGGGTGAGTCATCCTGATCTCTGTGCTTGGAAATACTCGTTCATCTCTGAGAACTTTGTTTTGATTCTTTCACTCTAACTCACCCAGGCTTGAAACTCAAGTCGGCAACGGTGTCTACGCAAGTGAGGAAAATGTCTATGAGGACATCTCCACATCTACGACcaaaaagaaagggaagagTGACGGCAAGAAACGCAAAGGACCACCAAAGAGTAAGGATTCTCTTTGGGTAACACTAGCAATGAGACGTTAGAGTTTCTGAACACCAGATATAATCACATCGATAAGAAAtctaaataaacacattatgtTCATGTATTTGCTGTACGATAGTGCACCTGCATCAAGTGTGACATTTAACTAGAATCTCTTTAACTAGATGCTGAAGTCTTTCGTCCATTCACccacaaattaaaataacagaAGGGTGGACTACAATGCCGATCGccataaataaacaatattttcttGTGTGAGCAATGCATCAAAACTGAATAGCACTGTGTAATAGTACCATATGCTGTGAACCTTCCTTGTTTGTATTCTAAGCTGACTTTTTGACAATTTGTTGTTTACACAGATCCATATGCTGAGGCACAACAGGAAGCCGTAAGTAGCTTTGTGATAACTAAGTCATTCTCaaatatacaaaacaaacacattttctgaatGACAGCTGTTGCTTATCTGTTGGAGATGCCACTGATTTAGAATAAACTGAATCAAGCCTTATCTCTTCGTTGGTGTTTAcagactgaagaaaaaaacaagacggGCAGGTTTGGCAGGTAAGgccttatttctttttttttgttgtttttgaccCACTTCTCTTTTCATCTCGGTTATCCCCCAGACGCTGTTAGCAGTGAGGGAGTTCGGTCCGCCTTTGTTTCCCTCATAATTTCCTCTGCCATTTAAACATGCAGCGAGGAGTCCCTTTCAGACAGGATGAtatccctctctcttcctctctcctctgcaggGGCGACAAGAAAGCTGCCGCAGAAGGGCCGGATGAGAAGGagctgaaaaagagagagaagcagcgcatggaaaaggagaagaaggagctgaaggagaaacaagagagggaaaagaaagagcagaaagagagggaaaagaagGAGAACGAGATGAAGAAGAAATTCAAAGTGAGTGATGTTATTTGGACGGAGGAGGGAGGTATGGAAGGTGAACGGGCAGCGGGGGAGGGTGGGGTATATGTCTTGGCGTACAAACCTGTCTGGATTCATTCCTCCAAGTGAGAGAGTTGAGCTGAGCAGCATGTGCGAGCTCAAATGGAATCTGTGTAAACATTGTCTCATTGTTTCTCTGACAGGAGATCGATAGGCTATACTTTTCTTCTGTGATATACCATCACCATATTCTAACGACAGAACATGACTCTCTCCAGGATCCAGTGGGTCCTGCGAATGTTCAACTTGAAACCGACATCTCTGGCCAAACAGAAAGAATAAGATGCATTATAGTTACTGAAGAAAAAGCGAGACGGAGAACTTTCATCCAACTCATTCTTGCATATTTTAACCTGCGTAGCTGTTCTGCCTCATCCGCTCTCAAAGCGTTAGCAGGCAGCTGTTGAACAAGCCCTAGTACATGACCTGCCTAACACCAGACTGCAGGCGGACACAGTTAAGCCCCAAATCTACCAAACACtgtcagtatggtacctttggaaccaaaagcaACCCTTCAGACGTTGTACCTAGACTGTAGGTCtgtttagcgtttccaccacaactgtactctttcatgtgggcggagttgctgtcactcactgctccatccagcactcactgtatttcctcctttatcagtctgcaccttgttcattgcccacagaacgaggctgcacgccgacattttcataaataaaacaggctgcagtgagagtctctctccatgggatattaaaaaatagcagctttgtgcatttagttcgtctcaggcaagctcaggggtttagtgttgccatggtccacaggaacgacgctcagCGATTGGGATATATGCAACTCACATAATcacagatctgtgtgctaggtaccccaacagaggggggaccaaacatggggacagcACAGAAcagttctgttggtaccatccacaacttttcacagtggaaacggaaaaaagcGTATTGaactgtactgctcggtggaaacggggctttagtgacaagctggtgaacacagtgaagAATTTAGCAGCTAATGAGTCAGTTATTTCCCTCAGCAGATGGTAAGGAGATGAAAAAGAGTTAAATTAGAGCGGATATTAAACAAAAAAGCAGTTAGTGAAAATGAAACACTAAAAGTCTCATGAATGCATTCCACACTGCCATAAGAGGTGTTATGTCATGAAAGGGGAAGTTCATTATTTTCCAGCATGGACCCTGTTTTcccgtgtttttgtgtctcagtgactaATGGAAACAACAATTTATGAAATtgcagtattgagcgagagggcTGAAGCTGTTTGTGGTGGAACAGGCTGAGGCCTTTCACCCTCAACGTACGgccactgaaagtgcttgttttgcttCTGACATGCTCAGATCTCATTCAAAGTGTCTGagacattatggaaaggatccttaTAGATGTAGACCTtgttgttaaagagtaagatcctttttgtttaaccagaaatggtcctgaaatcaccatcaccaaacccacaaGACTTCATTTCACCACATGGTCATTTTGGTGTGTATAGAGCCACCAGAGTTGGCAATTGATGGAAAAGTGGGAAGACAAACCAGgacagcttttgtgagttttattttgtttctgttgactttgtatgtatgtgttttatgatgataaaattacttcttttgtttttttttttacatgaagtatGGATAAAGGTTTGGTGATGGttatttcagggctgtttcaggTTAAACTAAAAGGATCTTGCTCTTTCACAAAGAGGTCTTTCTCTGTAGGATTCTTTCCgtgatgttgtcagacacttaaaataatctgagcctgtctgtggcaaaaacaatcatttttaatggatgtaagttgacagtgcaaacatgcttcaagtggttacactgcagtctgtttgaAAGCAGTCTTCTGAATATTGGACCAATATCAAAACTTcttgttcccatcagtcacttagatacaaaacatggtaaaaatagggtccaggttgaaaaataccaaacttgcaggaaaagcacaggtgaaattaGTATCCGTAATAATGGCTAAGTTCCACTAAGTGTGAGCTATTCCCATGAGACAGGACGTCCTCCCCTAAACTGAAAGcagcttttcctactgtgaaaAAGGTCTCTCTCTCTATTGCAAGTATGTGAGCTCTGTTTTGTGCATATGTACAAacagtatgtgaatgtgtggtttTAACCTGCTCCTGTATTTGTTAGATCACAGGACAGGAGGATGCCATGTACCAGGCAACAGTAACTGTGACGACCAAGGGACGTAAGCGCGATCTGCCCGTCACCAACGGTGACACCGTCAGCATCATCCGAACAACCAACTGTCCTAAAGGGAAATGGCTGGccagagacagcagcaacaactgtgagttaacaacaacaaaaaaagtaaactaTGAGATTAGAAATGTGCTCACGTCAAAGGTAGAGGGATGCATAAAGAAAGAGGTCTATTACAGGGTCCTTCAAAGAGtcttaacctcctgagacctgaacttttgtttggtctacatttttaatttctcctagctatttgggatcagcagGACCCAATAAGTAGAGTAAAACTAGAGATGTactgataccactttttccttcccgataccgattccgatccctgaaccttaggtatctgcggATACCGAGTGCCGATCTGATACCAgcacgtaaaataaaaatggatgggatatgaattgtcctaaaactctatgtaaaatattaaggaataaatacataatagtagaatgaattccataaaactgttttttattattattatccagtgttgacacagatcaagacacaggttaaagtgcagccacacaaattggtaaaaaagacattttaaaggctacagtagaatgctttttgaactccgctccgtttccgtttcgtttgcctgtagcgtgcgtatgcaTAATGatgtgaggcattacgtggtatcggattggtcataggctgtactcgtaTGGCAagctgttttaacatttaatagctagactggatattcattactgatatctgcaacataattttgcctagtcaaatctcttattcaagatatctgtaattagattttgactagtcaaaactctaattacagatatctgtaatatatctgtaattcagttttgactagtaagattcagACTACTTTTGCCATTaatgtgtatggggtttgtcattgtagatatctccaatgtagttgcggatatctgcaaCTACATTGGAGATATCTACAATGAGAAACCCCATACACATTAATGGCAAAAGTAGTctgaatcttactagtcaaaactgaattacagatatctgtaactgtagttttgactagtcagaatgatgTCATAGATATTTTCAATTAAAATGcatactagtcacaatgacattatgactagtcaaaatggtGTTGTTGATATCTATAATGGTAGTTCTGGATAGTCAAACttagcgattaaatgttaaaacggcttgccatagtactcgccgataccgataccgataccgcATTTtcggcagtatcggaggcatttccgatactggtatcggtatcggtacaactctaaaAAAAACTAGACATTGTTAATTATAATTaagtccaaatgtcctcaaatgaatACAGCACTGGCAGCACTGTCGCTAGCATTGGaaaaatttgttgccatatcaaactagacacattattaatcataaataaacaagtttctgtccacttttgtgtcaggatctgCCGCAgcctgacttggcagagatggctgccatcttgtttttacatggattagtgtattttGCTCTTattgccactagatggcacaaaaaagtgtccacaaacgaggacaacaggtctgagttaagaagtgtgaagtataaggtcatgtaaacccaaaatgtgatgtcctcatatgaggacacagggtctcaggaggatactGGGCCTTGATGTCATGAAATGATCTtaatttaaaaagcattaaatttaagtgtcttcTACCTGTAAACACCTTGTATTAGTGTTTGTGCACCTCCCTTATACACAGCTAACTGTATAAAAGTGTTTGCACAGATAACTTTATCTCCTGTGGTCTCTGATTGCTGATCGCACCGCTGACTCTGTGAGTGTGTTCCAGATGGGTATATTGCGGTGGATCATGTGGAGCTGGACATAAAGGAGATGTTGGAGCTGGGAAAGaaggctgcaaacacacacaagagcaGCAACAATATTATTGAGGATGTTGCAAGATCAGGGAGCAGGTACATGTGCACATGTGATAACTTATACCAACAATCCAATGAATAAACCTCCTCACTCATTATTCATTACACTGTTAAATTTAAAGGATGATTTATAGCTGTTGTTGTCTCTTTTCTCAGGACCTCAAACCACTATCCACTGTCAACAGAAAGCTGTAAGTTTTAATAATGATAACAGTATATGTTTAAGTTATTCTGCAGCCGTTTGATGTTGATGTTGGTGTGTTCAGTCACAGATGACAGTGAGGAGTGGACCGGTGATGATGACGAACCTCTGTCCCCTACCTCGAACACTACAGATCCACTGGCTCCAATGTAAGTCCATGTTAGCCTGAATCTACTGCACAGGGCTGAGCTGTTCACTTTTGATTTATAGAACAAGATACAGACCCATGATGAGCATTGTTGACGATGATCTCTGATTagtcatttgtattttttcttaacCAAAGCCATGTCTTGTCAATGTCTTTTCCTCCAAAGCGGTCACTCCAGGACGCTCTCAGTGCCAGACATGGGTAAGAAATTCCAAACCAGACTTTCTCCAGCAAATTGTACTTGTAAGCTTAACAATAAGGTTAAACAAAGTGCGTCTGCTTGTGACAGTAGGTTACATAACCACACACGTCTCCTCCATGTGTTATCTTGATGCGAGTGTGCAGATACAACAGAGAAGCGAAACTACAAACAGATGGATTTTTACATCAGATTAAGTTGATGATTGTTTCAGACAAGCACAGGATCCATGTACAAGCCTTTATCATCAGATGGTCTTTTAAAGGCAGCAGAAATCTTTCGCCATCTATGCTTCTGTGGCTGCGAGTTGAAGGTGTTGTGGAGCCCTAGCAAAGTTTTTAGTGACAAATTTATGTAATAACTTTCAGATTATTAGTTAACACCAAGTCTTGTATCTGTAGGTCAGAACAGGAGAAGTGATGTGTGAGGctacatctttttttctctcgtTAGTTGTTAAGCGTTGGTGATCAAAGCACAAAGACGATAATCACGGACGCAAATCACGGAAGTTTAGGACTGAGCTTCTCCTCTGAGCTGGCTGAGAATGAGGCAGGAGGGTGAAAAGGACAGGTGCATGCTGGCATTCTAAAAACAACAGGAAGTtagtgatttgtttttgttttttttcagctgatttgACCTGCTCATCAACTCAGCAGCAGCGGCTGTAACGCACAACTCATGGAGGCAATTATGGGACTTTAAAACCCACTTCCTCTCATCATAACTCAGTCAAATTTGAACACAAagatgaaatataaatattctAATCCGGTGACTGTCGCCTCCATAAATCTGCTTGGAAATCTAATAACTCTCGAACTTACCTGAGAATCATCACGTTTTAAGTTTTCTTCGGTATCACAGTAATCCAGTGACAGCTGACTGTACATCCATGGGTACACTGCAGACAGGGTATGCTAATAGCTAACTCAggtataaaacaaataaactagTAGCaacctagctagctaactgactCTATGGTGACAttatacttcctgtttacatccccCAGACTCCCAGAGCATTATTGGAAGTGTAGTCTCAAACCGTAGAGCATGATTGTCTCAGGGGCCGTACACACGCCATGTTGTGCCTTGTTTGTGCCAGCTGTCAAAAGGTTGCATCTGAGGagtcgggaactgcccattggttcgaccatattaaactcattgttccgaagtccgttccgaaatcatcatgatgccctgtggttaaggtctggttaggtttaggcacaaaaaccacttggttagggtcaggaaaagatcatggtgtgggttaaaatgaaaaagaaagtgacaaacacataagccgtgagcctgcttcgcctcaagccggtcgcggcgcaccatacgcccaccgcgagccgttcagcactgcggacagtcggactaatgagatgtcgaaccaatgggctgtcgaaccaatgacatggacccgaggAGTTAACCTTTGCAAGCACCGtgtcatagcctatttacctgaaatcctaaGTGGCAGCCCTGATATGTATGGAAGAAGGgaaaagatatctgtcggctctgactggttggtcgtcatcacatgacatgcggtgtgcGCTGCTgagttccaaaagttgaactcggtTTATCTCGACGCACAGCTGTCGTGCCCTAAAAAAGAAGGTGCTCAGGAATGCGTGCGCATCGTGATGGCATCGCTCTGGCTTTTGAGCACGCCTGCCAAAACAATGAATTGTGTAAATTTTATTCATATTGCATTCTAAGTTGTGTGGTTCAATCAATTCGTCTGCAGCCACAGTGTCAGACTTTAGAACTTGAAAGTATCATGACCTCAGTAGCGTTGAACGCGGCATTGTGGTGACACTGGCCACTTAATTTAGTCTAAGGGGtttttaaacttaatttaaaG is part of the Epinephelus moara isolate mb chromosome 10, YSFRI_EMoa_1.0, whole genome shotgun sequence genome and harbors:
- the LOC126396224 gene encoding uncharacterized protein LOC126396224 isoform X4, with translation MDQSPTHYIPAGARPSLLTTINQSLDGKTPLAPRVVFKDDKKESKKPLSQVNSKGKDKSEGKLKKSKDKSKGSKEKLFADEDAEEQKPKKENGKDKKLPLLPVAPKQSTAELVPATPPPKATTQKKKGFLGFRKSGKKDSVAVPAEPILDSPSADVPGPAPLIPVPSDFGDTPPEPEMAAPKALMPNIPTLPNSSAAVEITPPSTIPASPDFGPPPAFIPDIPTPKVPTPEIETPLEIETPALHVSRPASQNEIIPGPPSATPTPPPTRAIIDPPPVASTPSPSPPEPEIAVEAVNIAAVETPPPPVVNRTSNSTPSPKPEHPISALSALTRAEDKSPVRRSIPCDQRIFNALEKARRKTSPQTTSITSFSASPPPEEFPPSQSPTISLPELPPIDYAGNAPKPVNGLDHRQASPVLEGISEEGSNPISELLVVPPPPPKKILRNTGSPDPTPEEPGRPPSVSLNEFIPPPLEGNEIPAPPEFGTDTTDVPEFDDVASDAHSPELPVSQWNGEEYSSPDSPDGQNPPEFYGNGVTPPGVEVPASPVFGGENQHNSLPEFSLPIFQGSPPQAGLETQVGNGVYASEENVYEDISTSTTKKKGKSDGKKRKGPPKNPYAEAQQEATEEKNKTGRFGRGDKKAAAEGPDEKELKKREKQRMEKEKKELKEKQEREKKEQKEREKKENEMKKKFKITGQEDAMYQATVTVTTKGRKRDLPVTNGDTVSIIRTTNCPKGKWLARDSSNNYGYIAVDHVELDIKEMLELGKKAANTHKSSNNIIEDVARSGSRTSNHYPLSTESFTDDSEEWTGDDDEPLSPTSNTTDPLAPIGHSRTLSVPDMGNKDLSVNHAHSQSDLSADGPHVQARHEALQKLATFFHSPKPVEPAASSTEPEKSPVPVKEEAAPMPEASSTQEVDLDSTDMLLLPPPALYADLAAE
- the LOC126396224 gene encoding uncharacterized protein LOC126396224 isoform X3 gives rise to the protein MDQEDKLDFMALRAKFQEEEHLLKQPKIKPALPQKPKVVPPPQSPTHYIPAGARPSLLTTINQSLDGKTPLAPRVVFKDDKKESKKPLSQVNSKGKDKSEGKLKKSKDKSKGSKEKLFADEDAEEQKPKKENGKDKKLPLLPVAPKQSTAELVPATPPPKATTQKKKGFLGFRKSGKKDSVAVPAEPILDSPSADVPGPAPLIPVPSDFGDTPPEPEMAAPKALMPNIPTLPNSSAAVEITPPSTIPASPDFGPPPAFIPDIPTPKVPTPEIETPLEIETPALHVSRPASQNEIIPGPPSATPTPPPTRAIIDPPPVASTPSPSPPEPEIAVEAVNIAAVETPPPPVVNRTSNSTPSPKPEHPISALSALTRAEDKSPVRRSIPCDQRIFNALEKARRKTSPQTTSITSFSASPPPEEFPPSQSPTISLPELPPIDYAGNAPKPVNGLDHRQASPVLEGISEEGSNPISELLVVPPPPPKKILRNTGSPDPTPEEPGRPPSVSLNEFIPPPLEEIPAPPEFGTDTTDVPEFDDVASDAHSPELPVSQWNGEEYSSPDSPDGQNPPEFYGNGVTPPGVEVPASPVFGGENQHNSLPEFSLPIFQGSPPQAGLETQVGNGVYASEENVYEDISTSTTKKKGKSDGKKRKGPPKNPYAEAQQEATEEKNKTGRFGRGDKKAAAEGPDEKELKKREKQRMEKEKKELKEKQEREKKEQKEREKKENEMKKKFKITGQEDAMYQATVTVTTKGRKRDLPVTNGDTVSIIRTTNCPKGKWLARDSSNNYGYIAVDHVELDIKEMLELGKKAANTHKSSNNIIEDVARSGSRTSNHYPLSTESFTDDSEEWTGDDDEPLSPTSNTTDPLAPIGHSRTLSVPDMGNKDLSVNHAHSQSDLSADGPHVQARHEALQKLATFFHSPKPVEPAASSTEPEKSPVPVKEEAAPMPEASSTQEVDLDSTDMLLLPPPALYADLAAE